A genomic region of Nymphaea colorata isolate Beijing-Zhang1983 chromosome 2, ASM883128v2, whole genome shotgun sequence contains the following coding sequences:
- the LOC116246640 gene encoding protein LEAD-SENSITIVE 1-like, with amino-acid sequence MGVLSHKIDRTALRAGDHIYSWRAAYTYSHHGIYVGGNKVVHFTRAVESGPNVGGFNSYSSSKESGCPNFPDCGFRLPNSGVVLTCLDCFLGKGSLYLFEYGTPPPVFIAKIRGGTCTTAQSDPPETVIHRAMYLLQNGFGNYNVFQNNCEDFALYCKTGLLIMDKSGVGRSGQASSLVGAPLAAVLSSPFQFFLASPVGVATVTAGMYCMSRYATDIGVRTDVVKVPVEEMTAIIGHGSSGEAGLAIKEK; translated from the exons ATGGGTGTTCTCTCCCACAAGATAGACAGAACCGCCCTCAGGGCCGGAGATCATATCTATTCGTGGAGGGCCGCGTATACGTACTCCCATCATG GCATATATGTTGGTGGCAACAAGGTTGTTCACTTCACTCGTGCAGTAGAATCAGGACCAAATGTTGGAGGCTTCAACTCTTATTCATCTAGCAAGGAATCTGGCTGTCCCAACTTCCCTGACTGTGGATTTAGGCTGCCAAACAGTGGAGTAGTCCTCACATGTTTGGACTGCTTTCTTGGCAAGGGCTCTTTGTACCTCTTTGAATATGGAACTCCACCACCGGTATTCATAGCCAAGATCAGAGGTGGCACATGTACTACTGCACAATCTGATCCACCTGAAACAGTGATCCACAGAGCAATGTATTTGCTTCAGAATGGGTTTGGGAACTACAATGTTTTCCAGAATAATTGTGAGGATTTTGCTCTCTACTGCAAAACTGGTTTGCTCATCATGGACAAGTCTGGTGTGGGAAGAAGCGGCCAAGCTTCATCGCTGGTTGGAGCTCCATTGGCTGCAGTCCTGTCTTCTCCCTTCCAGTTCTTCCTGGCAAGCCCCGTTGGGGTTGCTACAGTCACTGCTGGAATGTACTGCATGAGCAGGTATGCTACAGACATCGGCGTCAGAACTGATGTTGTGAAGGTGCCAGTGGAGGAGATGACGGCCATCATTGGCCATGGTAGCTCAGGTGAAGCAGGTTTGGCCATCAAGGAGAAATAA
- the LOC116247937 gene encoding uncharacterized protein LOC116247937 isoform X3 encodes MAPSDPSSFKIILGSSSSSRRQILTEMGYQFTVMTADIDEKAIRMQTPEELVMTLAEAKAEAIMSKLELDAYKEDPVPTLLITADQVVVHGGLIREKPTSKEEAREFIKGYSGEHASTVGSVFVTNLKTGIRKGQSDKTEIIYAMHVDVVGLLHRLKRVMSSKLQVAC; translated from the exons ATGGCCCCCTCTGATCCTTCGTCCTTCAAG ATTATATTGGGCTCTTCTTCATCATCGCGAAGGCAGATTCTGACAGAAATGGGTTATCAATTTACTGTAATG ACTGCAGACATAGATGAAAAAGCTATCCGCATGCAAACCCCTGAAGAGCTTGTCATGACACTAGCTGAAGCGAAG GCAGAGGCAATCATGTCTAAGCTTGAACTAGATGCTTACAAAGAAGACCCTGTGCCAACACTTCTTATAACTGCAGATCAA GTTGTTGTCCATGGTGGTCTGATCAGAGAAAAGCCAACAAGCAAGGAAGAAGCACGGGAATTTATTAAAG GTTACTCTGGAGAACATGCATCTACAGTGGGATCAGTATTTGTAACCAACCTCAAAACAGGGATTCGCAAGGGACAGAGTGACAAAACTGAG ATCATATACGCGATGCATGTTGATGTGGTTGGCCTGTTGCACAGATTGAAGAGGGTCATGTCCTCAAAGTTGCAGGTGGCTTGTTGA
- the LOC116247937 gene encoding uncharacterized protein LOC116247937 isoform X2: MAPSDPSSFKIILGSSSSSRRQILTEMGYQFTTADIDEKAIRMQTPEELVMTLAEAKAEAIMSKLELDAYKEDPVPTLLITADQVVVHGGLIREKPTSKEEAREFIKGYSGEHASTVGSVFVTNLKTGIRKGQSDKTEVYFHEIPDEVIDNLIEEGHVLKVAGGLLIEHPLTWPFVEAVVGTIDSVMGLPKALTESLIQQALEII; the protein is encoded by the exons ATGGCCCCCTCTGATCCTTCGTCCTTCAAG ATTATATTGGGCTCTTCTTCATCATCGCGAAGGCAGATTCTGACAGAAATGGGTTATCAATTTACT ACTGCAGACATAGATGAAAAAGCTATCCGCATGCAAACCCCTGAAGAGCTTGTCATGACACTAGCTGAAGCGAAG GCAGAGGCAATCATGTCTAAGCTTGAACTAGATGCTTACAAAGAAGACCCTGTGCCAACACTTCTTATAACTGCAGATCAA GTTGTTGTCCATGGTGGTCTGATCAGAGAAAAGCCAACAAGCAAGGAAGAAGCACGGGAATTTATTAAAG GTTACTCTGGAGAACATGCATCTACAGTGGGATCAGTATTTGTAACCAACCTCAAAACAGGGATTCGCAAGGGACAGAGTGACAAAACTGAG GTTTACTTCCATGAGATACCTGATGAAGTTATTGATAACTTG ATTGAAGAGGGTCATGTCCTCAAAGTTGCAGGTGGCTTGTTGATCGAGCATCCACTTACATGGCCTTTTGTTGAAGCAGtg GTTGGAACGATCGATAGTGTGATGGGATTGCCCAAGGCTTTGACAGAATCTCTGATTCAACAGGCCCTCGAGATTATTTGA
- the LOC116247937 gene encoding uncharacterized protein LOC116247937 isoform X1: MAPSDPSSFKIILGSSSSSRRQILTEMGYQFTVMTADIDEKAIRMQTPEELVMTLAEAKAEAIMSKLELDAYKEDPVPTLLITADQVVVHGGLIREKPTSKEEAREFIKGYSGEHASTVGSVFVTNLKTGIRKGQSDKTEVYFHEIPDEVIDNLIEEGHVLKVAGGLLIEHPLTWPFVEAVVGTIDSVMGLPKALTESLIQQALEII, translated from the exons ATGGCCCCCTCTGATCCTTCGTCCTTCAAG ATTATATTGGGCTCTTCTTCATCATCGCGAAGGCAGATTCTGACAGAAATGGGTTATCAATTTACTGTAATG ACTGCAGACATAGATGAAAAAGCTATCCGCATGCAAACCCCTGAAGAGCTTGTCATGACACTAGCTGAAGCGAAG GCAGAGGCAATCATGTCTAAGCTTGAACTAGATGCTTACAAAGAAGACCCTGTGCCAACACTTCTTATAACTGCAGATCAA GTTGTTGTCCATGGTGGTCTGATCAGAGAAAAGCCAACAAGCAAGGAAGAAGCACGGGAATTTATTAAAG GTTACTCTGGAGAACATGCATCTACAGTGGGATCAGTATTTGTAACCAACCTCAAAACAGGGATTCGCAAGGGACAGAGTGACAAAACTGAG GTTTACTTCCATGAGATACCTGATGAAGTTATTGATAACTTG ATTGAAGAGGGTCATGTCCTCAAAGTTGCAGGTGGCTTGTTGATCGAGCATCCACTTACATGGCCTTTTGTTGAAGCAGtg GTTGGAACGATCGATAGTGTGATGGGATTGCCCAAGGCTTTGACAGAATCTCTGATTCAACAGGCCCTCGAGATTATTTGA